The sequence TGTCAACTCTCGATTGGCGTAGGCGGAGAGGAGTTCCTTCATCTCAGCGCATCTCATTCTCCGTTACCCCCCGAATTTGCTCCATAAGCCGCTCGAAATCTCTGGCTTCCCCTGGCCACTCGCTTGCGAACCGCTTCCTCGGAGATGCCCATAATCCGGGCGATTTCTGCGTACTTGAATCCTTCAACAAAGTGAAGCACCATGCAATTCCGCTGATCGTAAGGAACCTGTAACAAAGACTCTTCGATGGCCATTTGCTGTTCGACCCTCTCTGGAGCGGAATCCTTCGCCGGAATATCCTGTCTCCCATAATCGCTGAATGGGATAAATGAAATACGGCGCTTTCGGCGATAATACTGGCGCGGCATTATTGGTAGCAATCCGGTACAGCCATGCCTTGAACGAAATGGGTGAATTGAAACTGTCGATGCCGCGATATGCCTGGAAAAAGGTGTCCTGAGCGAGGTCCTGTGCCACACCGAAATCACCGCTCAACCGATATAGATAACGCACGATCGGCATTTGATAATGCTCCACGATTTCCTCAAACGCGTCGGTATTGCCCTGGCGTATCGATTCTATGATCCGGGCTTCATCCACGAACAGCGTCTCCTTTTCCCCACACTTACTATAATGCTTGGGGCCATCAAAACCGGACAAAACCGGCAATATTGCCTTGTGGGGTATCGGGTAAACGTAGGCAATCAGGCACCAAAGCGCCTCGCTATGATGTCAAGGGTCCCGCTCTCTCCAGCATCGAGAACTCAGCAGATGGTAGATCGCATAGCCTTCTAAAAGGACGAAGCGTATGGGCCTCAAACTTATGCTGCACAGAGAGGCAGCTTTACGATGAAAGTAGTCCCAACACCAACAGTGCTTTTTACCTCGATTTGGCCTTTGTGCAACCCTACGGCATAAGCGGCAATCGATAAGCCCAACCCGGCTCCGCCACTGTTCCTGGCCCGCGAACCATCCGCGCGGTAGAACCGCTCAAATATATGAGGCAAGTGTTCCGGTGCAATGCCTATGCCGCTGTCTTCTATGACGATCATTGCCCACTCTCCCTCCTCAGAAACATTTACTGCAACTTCTCCACCTGATCTGTTATAGCGGATTCCGTTCTCGAGGAGATTCTGGAAGACTCGTCTCAGCAGTCCCGAATCTCCTCGCGTCATCAGGCCATCACCGCTTGTGTTGCTGGTAAGTTTCAGGTTCACCGAATGCTGGTCTGCCAGCGGTTTAAGATCGAGCAGAGCTTCCTCAAGGAGCGGTTCAAGAACAATTGGGGTATCAGGAAGAAAGCGTTCCTCCGTTGCCAGCAGAAGAAGATCATCCACCAATCGCTGTAATCGAGTGAGTGCTCGTTCCAGCGTCAAACTCATCTCACGGTAATGCTCAGTTGTGGCATTGGGATCGGCGCCGACAACATTCAGGCTCGCGCGCAATGTGGCCAGGGGTGTCCGCAATTCGTGGGCTGCATCGGCAACGAACCGGCCCTGCTGTTCGAATGCAGACTCCAAGCGATTCAACATGGAGTCGAAGGAACCAGCCAATTGCTTGAGTTCATCCTCCGGGCCTTTCAGATTGAGGCGTGTATCGAGCGTTTGGGCGTTAATGCCTTGAGCCGCTTGAGCGAGTTTCTGTACCGGGCGGAGAGCCCGTCCGGCCAGCCAATAAGCGCCAAGCCCGCCGAGCAGCACAATTACTCCCAGCCCGATGAGTGAGATAACACGCATTTCATGAAAGACATCCTCTCGAACGGCTGAGGTTGAAACCCCAGTTATCCTTTCCACGGCAGAGGGCTGGAAGGTGATGGTATAGGATTGCGATTCTCCCACCTCATCGGGAGAAGAAGGAGAGGTCTGGTAAACCGCCTCTGAAGGGAAGGTAGTCCCCGAAGGGAAAGTGACAGTCACAGACTCTGGCGGAAGGGCAACGTCCTCTCCCTCTACTACCATGCTTGGTACAATTGATGAAGTTCCAAAAAGAATACCCATCCCCTCCGGGGCTTGAGCTGTCACCACTGTGACGGGTATCTGCCCTGTCATCACATGAGTTTTGGTCGTCGTGAACGGAGTCGCCACATTGACCAGAACCAATAATCCGATACTGATTGCCAGCAACAGCCCCGTCACCCAGAGCGCCAGCCGCACCCTCAAGGTAAGCCTTCTCTTTACTGATTTCAGGACGGAAGTACCTCGATTCATAATGTATCCTCCGTGAAAGAAGATGAGACAAGCCTGTATCCCTGCCCCACGATGGTTTCGATATATTCCGATGATGTTCCATTGCCGCTGAGCTTCCGCCGCAAAGAGTGAATGTGGACGCGTACCGAACCGGAGAAGGGATCGGCTTCAGCATCCCAGACATGCTCCAGTAATTTCTCCTGCGAAATGATTTCTCCGGGATGACGCATGAGGTATTCCATGATGCCGAATTCTTTACGGGTAAGCTCAAGCCGGCATTTATCATGCCAGACGATTTTGGACGCCGGATCAAGTTTAAGTTTTCCCAATTGAATAACGGTATCCCGCACTCGCAGGTCTCGCCGCAACAGCGCACGCACACGAGCAACAAGCTCGCCGAAATCAAAAGGCTTGGCCAGATAATCATCTGCCCCGATATCGAGTCCGGTAATCCTGTCAGCGGGATGACTGCGGGCGGTCACCATCAGAATCAGCAGATTGGGTCGGCTGATCCGCAATCGGCGGCAGATTTCCAAGCCATCCATTCCCGGCAAATTCAGATCCAGGATCAACAAATCATAGTCGTTGATGGCTGCATGTTCGTAGCCATGGTTGCCGTCAAAAACAGCGTCCACAGCATATCCTTGTTTCCGAAGTCCTTCGGCAAGGATATTGGCAAGATCGATCTCGTCCTCAATTATGAGTATTCGCAATCTGTCGCTCCGTTTCAACTCAGCAGAGGGTCTGAATCAGGGCCAACCTCTTAACCTCAAATCTCCCCGGTCTCCTGGCAAGAGAGACCAGGGAGAGACATGTCTGTCAATCGGCCCCAGCCCTGCTGGGTGTAGCTTCCGGATAGGGAGTGGCGGTGGGGCATGGTTCAGGGGTTGCTTCAAGGATTGAGAATGCTCGCTGGCCATCGCTTAACCCACAGGAATAGATACGGTCACCATAGGGGGTGACTGTGGGTTCCGGTGACATGCAAGGACAGATGCAATTATCAGGAAACTGAACCCTGATTTGACCCGTTTTTACATCTCCTGCTGCAGAACTCACGACAGTGACAGTAACGGCTTCATCTTCAGATGAGAGCGCCGAAACTTCTCCATCGACTACGCTGAAAGTGCAGATGCACCCGGAAGTAGCTGGCGATTCCAAGGGCTCTGACTCAGCATTCACCTGAGAATCCCATACGATCGAATCAGCCGGTAGCTGAGTGACACCAACTTCCTGGATATCGTCCGCCCCTGACTCTTCAATGGTAACCCCGTTTATTTCTACGGGACCCAGGTGATTCTTCTGCGAACCGTCAGCAAGAGCGACCGCCCCTGTGGCCGCTCCAACTACCATGACCAGACCGAGGCCAATGCCAAACACCTTCTTTTTGATCATCTTTTTCCTCCGTTTTTGTTACTTGACTGTACAGCCAAATATATTAAAACACAGAGGGAGTTAAGTCTCTGTTAAGATTTGAGCGGTTTACGGTGTTGTTTTTTCAGGGACCGGCGTGGGCACCATCAAATCATCCCAGGGCTTGGCGTCAGCCGGGGCCTCTATCGAGATTGGCGCATTGAAGTCATAATAGCGGATGAGCATGGTCGCATCGAACCATCGCTCTTCTTCATCTGCACGCCATGGGTCCAGTGATCTGGAGACGCTCCTCTCCTGGCGAACAATGTAATCGTCTGTCCCGATCCAGAGTTCTATGGTCTGTTCACTCCGGCGCATCTGGTCCATGTAGCGAAGCTGTTCCGCATTAAGTTCGCCTTGCTCTTTTTCGATATCGATTATCTGATCATCAACCACCAGATTCATATCGACTTCACCGGAGAAGTGAAGGCACTCGGTGCCGTCGATGGTTTCGTGTGTAAGTTCTCCCCAGTTGACCTTATCAACATAATCTGAGAACTCGCTTCTAACGAAAAGTCCTGGACCCGGTGGAGGGAACTCTATTGGGGATTCCTCTTCGCGGAATCCCCAATAGGCGTCGTCGCTGTCCCGGCTATAGACTATATTTCCGATTCTGATGTTTTCGCTTGTGCCGTCCTTATCGGTCGAGGTCTGGCGGTATTGATCCGGGGCCACAAACTCGATTTGAGATACATTGTTCTCCGCTTCACCATCAAAGGTCGACGAGGTGTCAAAAACAGCCCTATAGGATTGCACTGAGCTGCCAGATACCACCGCTTTTTCAATTATTGCTCCAGGGTCTGTCGTCTGTTCTTGTGACTCGCTTTCGCCGCAGCCAACAAGGGGTAGAATAGAGATTGTCATCAGAATCAGCAGAACGCAGATGTGAATTTTCATGAGATGCTCCTTTCTAGAACGGCATGGGACTTATTTCAATGACTCTCTTTTCGGCAAAATGCACGAAGATGTGAAGCGATTTCACTCGTGTTGCCGAATGATAAGTCTTTTCGGCGATCGTCCCGTCGTCGTTGTACCGGACGAACGGCCAGTCGTATTCGATGATGCACTCTTCCTTTAGTCTGATCTCCGGGCCTGCTCCCATGAACACACTGGACTCGCCGGGACCGGGTGAGTAGTAATACGGAATGACATTCCAGATTTCATATTCCCTGTTCTGCAACAAATCCTGTACGCGCGGATCAACGAGGGCGACCTGAATGGCGAACTCCTGTTGCTCTTGGCTCAAAGAGTAATTTCCGGTGGTATCTTCTCCGGTTGTCGGCAATGCCGAAGGCGGTAGAGCCATCGGCGCGAGGGCGACTGAGCTTTCGTCAAGATTGACATTGACGGATACATCGTTTAGCGGCTGGCTTATCCCTGCAAACTGCTTGGGTGCAAAGAATCGTATCTGGAGAGAGGCCTGTCCGTTGGAGCTAATAAAAATATCGGTGATGACATATTCCGAACCCTCGACAATGGCCTGGATGGTGGGATCGGCCAGTGCCATCCCCTTTGCTTCACTCTGCTTTTCCGGGTCTTCCCATGGAAGTTCAGGAAAAGGTCTCCTTTCTTTTTCATAAAGTTTCTCTTTAATCAGCCTGGAGAGGTTTTCGGGCATCGGTGTGACCTGCATCACCTTGGCCGATTCAAGGTCCACGGTGACGCTGAGCGCGCCGAAATCGATTTTGTAGGGATGGAGAAAATAAGTGACGATCACCTGTGCCGCCTTCTGAGCTGTTTCCGAGTAATGGGGATAGACATCCCAGACGGCATGATCGGTATCCTCAAGCAGCGACAAGACCTCCATATCGGTGATGGCAATCTCCACAGCCCGGTTCTTTTCCGCCTCCGTCAGCGGCGGCAGCACTTTTGAAGGGACGAGGGCATTGAGCGCATCCGGGATCTCGCGGCCAGCTATTATTGCTTCTATTGTCCGTATTGGCGGCGTCTCTTCTGTGGCCTCTAGTTCCTCGGCGCGGATGCCGACATGGATCGGATCGGCCCAGTAATCGTAGATAATGAGCTCATAGAGGCTGCCATTTTCAGTCGGACGATAAGAATAATCTCCGGGGCTGTTTTCCTTTTGAACCACCGGCTCGCCGGTGAGGGCATTACCAGGCCACTCGCGGGAGAGGGCTTTCAGGGTATCGCTCATCGATTCGGCATCGAGGCGCTCCGGGAAGACCCCGTGCGCATCCTTGAAAACACGTAGCAGTTGTTGCAATTCGCCCCCTGTATTCTGGATACTGCTGTATAACCCTTCG is a genomic window of Dehalococcoidia bacterium containing:
- a CDS encoding ATP-binding protein, with amino-acid sequence MNRGTSVLKSVKRRLTLRVRLALWVTGLLLAISIGLLVLVNVATPFTTTKTHVMTGQIPVTVVTAQAPEGMGILFGTSSIVPSMVVEGEDVALPPESVTVTFPSGTTFPSEAVYQTSPSSPDEVGESQSYTITFQPSAVERITGVSTSAVREDVFHEMRVISLIGLGVIVLLGGLGAYWLAGRALRPVQKLAQAAQGINAQTLDTRLNLKGPEDELKQLAGSFDSMLNRLESAFEQQGRFVADAAHELRTPLATLRASLNVVGADPNATTEHYREMSLTLERALTRLQRLVDDLLLLATEERFLPDTPIVLEPLLEEALLDLKPLADQHSVNLKLTSNTSGDGLMTRGDSGLLRRVFQNLLENGIRYNRSGGEVAVNVSEEGEWAMIVIEDSGIGIAPEHLPHIFERFYRADGSRARNSGGAGLGLSIAAYAVGLHKGQIEVKSTVGVGTTFIVKLPLCAA
- a CDS encoding sigma-70 family RNA polymerase sigma factor, with amino-acid sequence MPRQYYRRKRRISFIPFSDYGRQDIPAKDSAPERVEQQMAIEESLLQVPYDQRNCMVLHFVEGFKYAEIARIMGISEEAVRKRVARGSQRFRAAYGANSGGNGE
- a CDS encoding response regulator transcription factor translates to MRILIIEDEIDLANILAEGLRKQGYAVDAVFDGNHGYEHAAINDYDLLILDLNLPGMDGLEICRRLRISRPNLLILMVTARSHPADRITGLDIGADDYLAKPFDFGELVARVRALLRRDLRVRDTVIQLGKLKLDPASKIVWHDKCRLELTRKEFGIMEYLMRHPGEIISQEKLLEHVWDAEADPFSGSVRVHIHSLRRKLSGNGTSSEYIETIVGQGYRLVSSSFTEDTL